The Tolypothrix sp. PCC 7712 region CGGAATAATTTATTTTTTGGAGTTCCCTAACAGGTAATTCTTTACCAGAATTTCTAGCAGATGCAGCACGTGGAGTTCCCGTGTGGCTAAAAAGTTATGCTGTTTTAGGAATAACCTTGAGTGTTTTAGTCTTGGCAATTACATCCTTACGTCAATTGAAAGCTGTGGGAGTAGCGTCTTTGCAGGAGAAGTATGAAAGATGAACTGTGGAATATTAGGATTAGTTGATTGATGCTCAATTTTAAAACTAGCTTTATTTTATTGTTTGTTATTTGTTTGGTGGCTACAGGCGCAACAGCCTATTATTTAGGGGGAATTAATCCTGCCATAATTCAGTCTTGGTTGAAAAACTCTGGAATTTGGGCACCTGTGACTTATGTGGTGATTTATGTAGTTGCCACAATTCTAGTTTTGCCTTCCACAGCACTGAATTTAACTGGGGGAGCAATTTTCGGCCCTTGGTTAGGGACATTTTGGACAAGTGTAGCAGCAATTGTGGCCGCGATCGCTTCTTTTGTATTTGCCCGGACAATTGGGCATGATCTGGTTGCTAAAAGACTGGCTGGACGTTGGCAAGCAATTGATGCAGAAGTGCGCGCAGGCGGAATTTATTATATGTTTGCCATTCGCCTAGTGCCAATTATGCCCTATGGTTTGGTGAATTTTGCTGCGGGTTTGACTTCAGTTAGCTTTAAAGATTATCTAATTGGCACAGCTTTAGGAACCGTACCAGGGATATTACCATTTGTTTTACTAGGTAGTTCTGGCATTAAAGCAATCCGCACCGGAGAAGTGCTACCACTGATTGGTGCTTTGGCATTGCTGGGAATCCTCGTTGCGGGATCTACTTGGTATCGCCGTCGTCGTAGTTTTCCATCTCAGAAGTTTAATTTCCCCTTTCGTCGCAAACGTTAAGTGAACTATGCTACCTAAGTATTCTTTTATAGTGCCGATTTATAACGAAGAAGACAACATAGAAGAAATGTATCGCCGCATTTCCCAGGTGATGAATCGGATGGACGGTGAGGTAGAGTTATGTTTGGTGAATGATGGTAGTCGCGATCGCTCTTTACAAATGATGCGCGATTTACATCAAAAAGATCCGCGTGTGGTTTACTTAAGTTTGGCGCGAAATTTTGGTCATCAAATTGCTGTGACAGCCGGGCTAAATTTTGTGCGGGGACAAGTTGTTATCATTCTCGATGCCGATTTACAAGATCCACCAGAGTTAATTCCAGATATGGTGGAAAAATGGCGGCAAGGATATCAAATTGTTTATGCCCAACGCATCCAACGCCGTCAGGAAGGGTGGTTTAAGCGCTTCACGGCCTATGCTTTTTACCGCATTCTCAAACAACTTGCAGATGTAGATATTCCTACAGATACCGGGGATTTTTGTTTATTAGATCGTAAAGTTGTAGACTTGTTGAATTCCATGCCAGAACGCAATCGCTACATTCGCGGCTTGCGTGCTTGGGTTGGTTTTAATCAAATTGCTATTAAGTTTGAGCGAGATCCTAGGTTTGCAGGTGATGTGAAATATACATTTCGCAAGTCTCTGGCATTGGCTATTAATGGACTCGTTTCTTTTTCTAAAGTACCTCTGCGGCTGTCAACTTATATGGGCTTTTTCGCGGCGCTAGTTTCACTTTTTATGAGTGTAATGGTTTTATACTGGCGACTTATTGAACCCCATTCTCCCCTAACAGGAATGGCGATTATATTAATGGCTATTTTCTTTTTAGGCGCAGTGCAATTGGTTAGTATTGGAATCTTAGGTGAATATATTGGGCGGATTTATGAAGAGGTAAAAGAAAGACCACTTTATACCTTGGCAGAAGTAGCAGGTTTTCATGAAGACAAATAATCATCAAGGTTGTCATTTGTCATGTGTTATTGGTCATTTGTATTAATAAAGGACAAATGACAGTCTCAACCAAAAAATCTGTAACGCTGAATGCATATTAGCTTACCAAAAAATATCATCGCTATATCGCTATACACGCAAACTTGATGTCAGTAAGCTGAGGCTTTTCGCCGATAGCTGAGTAGGGTATTGGCAAAACTGAACATATTACTATTGGAATCTGCATCTCCCTGTGGTCAAATAAAGAGGATTCCAAAAGACATAATTTTTCATCCATGAAAAAACCTGGTGCTTTAACAACTACATTTTTAGCCAGCGTTACCATACTCCTAACAGCCTGTGGTGGTGGTAATAATGGTACAAATGTAGGCAATACTTCCCCAACTCAAACTGCAAATAATACTGGCTCAACAACGAATTCATCAGGTGCAATTCCAATAGGAATTGCTTTTGCTCAAACTAGCAATGTAGCGTTACTTGGCCAAGAACAAGTCGCCGGGGCTAAAATTGCTGAAAAGTATTTTAATAATAAAGGTGGTATTAACGGCACTCCAATTAAATTGGTGTTTCAAGATACTAGCGGTGATGAAGCAGGAGCAATTAACGCCTTTCAAACTTTAATTAATAAAGACAAAGTTGTCGGTATTGTTGGGCCTACTTTATCACAGCAAGCTTTTAGTGCTGACCCTGTTGCCGAGCGTGCAAAAGTACCAGTGCTAGCAGCCTCGAATACTGCTAATAAAATTCCCGAAATTGGTGATTATATTGCTCGTGTATCGGCACCTAGTTCTATTGTCGCTCCTAATTCGATTAAAGCTGCACTCAAGCAAAATCCCAACATTAAAAAAGTTGCAGTTTTTTATGCTCAAAATGATTCTTATAGTAAATCAGAAACAGATATTTTTCAGAATACTGTGAAGGCTCAGGGCTTGGAATTGGTAACAGTACAAAAGTTTCAAACCAGCGATACAGATTTTCAAAGCCAAGCTACAAATGCGTTGAACCTCAAACCAGATTTAATCATTATTTCTGGTTTGGCTGCTGATGGTGGTAATTTGGTGAGACAATTGCGGGAACTAGGTTACAAAGGTTTGATTGTTGGTGGTAATGGACTTAATACTTCCAATATTTTTCCAGTATGTAAAGCACTTTGTGACGGTATATTAATTGCCCAAGCATACAGCCCAGAACATCCCGGTGAAATTAATTCGACATTTCGTAAAGCCTATACAGAACAATTTAAGAAAGAACCACCGCAATTTACTGCTCAAGCTTTTGCCGCAGTTCAGGTTTATGTAGAAGCACTGCAAGCTTTAGATAAAAAAAGCAAAGTGAATAACTTAGCTTTGCCACAACTGCGGAATGAATTAAATAAACAGATACTAGCTGGAAAATACAATACCCCACTCGGAGAAATTGCTTTTACTCCTGTAGGTGAGGTTGTGCAGAAAGATTTTTATGTAGCCCAAATCAAAATGGATAAAGATGGTAGTCAGGGTAAATTTGCATTTCTGAAATAGTTAATTTATGACTTTGACTCTGTTTCTGCAACAATTTTTAAATGGGTTATCCATTGGCAGCGTTTATGCAATTTTCGCCTTGGGATATACCCTGGTTTATTCCATTTTGGGCATCATCAATTTAGCGCATGGTGCAATATTTACTCTGGGTGCATATTTCACTTATGCACTCATGGGTGGTACCTTTGGATTTAATGGCTTACTCGCTAATGCTACCCTACCAATCAAATTACCATTTGCGATCGCCTTAATTTTAGGCAGTAGTTTAGCTGGTTTGGTGGGGATAGCGATGGAACGTATCGCTTTCCAACCCTTGCGCCGTAAAGGTTCTGACCCCTTACTGACGGTAGTTTCTAGCTTGGGTGTGGCGGTGGTAATCGTTAACCTCATCCAATATTTAGTAGGTGCGGAAAGCTACACATTTCCTGCAGATGCTTACGGTAATCTACCTGCTTCGATTAACTTTGGTAGTCCTGAAAACCCGATTCCTATTCGTAGCGTGCAGATAGTGATTTTTGCGGTATCTGTAGTGATTGTGGCAATTCTTACCTATTTTATCAACAGTACTAAATATGGTAAGGCAATGCAGGCGATCGCAGAAGATGCAACCACCGCCAGTTTATTAGGAATTAATACCGATGGCTTTATTGTGCTGACATTTTTTATCAGCAGTTTCTTAGCCGGTTTGGCGGGAACTTTAGTCGCTTCTAGTGTGAGTATTGCGGGGCCTTACTTTGGTATTGCTTTTGGTTTAAGAGGTTTAGCAGTGATTGTCTTGGGTGGTTTAGGTAGTATTCCCGGTGCAGTGCTAGGCGGTTTAGTTATTGGCTTAGTGGAAGCATTTGTTCCTGGTGAATATTCTGGTTATAAAGATGCTGTCGCATTTGCAATTTTGTTTGTCATGCTATTAGTTAGACCCCAAGGTTTACTCGGAAGGCGATTTATTCAGAAGGTTTAAATACTGTATGACAACATTTACTAAACAGAAATTAACTTTTGAGCAATTTCTTGAACAATGCCCAGAAGAGGGTTTTTATGAACTGGTGAATGGAGAAATTGTAGAAGTGCGTTCAACTAGAAATCATGATGATGTAGCCAACTTCCTTTTATTTGCATTTAATGATGAAATCAGGCGAATCAATCTAAATTATGTTGTTAATAACACAGCAGTATTTAAAACTAGAACTGCTGAAGGTATAGAACAAGGACATAAACCTGATGTCAGCGTCATCAATAAAGATATATGGCGCGCAAATCGCAATGCTTATTCAGCACTGGAAGAACCTATTCAGTTGGCTGTAGAAGTAACATCAACAAATTGGGAAGATGATTACATTGATAAATTGGATGAATATCAACGTTTAGGCATCAAAGAATATTGGATTGTTGATTATTTAGCAATTGGGCTAAGAGAATATTTAGGTAATCCTAAAGTTCCGACTGTGTTTATTTTTCTCTTAGATGCTAATGGCAAATACCAACGTACTCAATTTAGAGGTGCTGAAATAATCGTATCAGCGACTTTTCCCGAACTCACCTTGACAGCA contains the following coding sequences:
- a CDS encoding ABC transporter substrate-binding protein, giving the protein MKKPGALTTTFLASVTILLTACGGGNNGTNVGNTSPTQTANNTGSTTNSSGAIPIGIAFAQTSNVALLGQEQVAGAKIAEKYFNNKGGINGTPIKLVFQDTSGDEAGAINAFQTLINKDKVVGIVGPTLSQQAFSADPVAERAKVPVLAASNTANKIPEIGDYIARVSAPSSIVAPNSIKAALKQNPNIKKVAVFYAQNDSYSKSETDIFQNTVKAQGLELVTVQKFQTSDTDFQSQATNALNLKPDLIIISGLAADGGNLVRQLRELGYKGLIVGGNGLNTSNIFPVCKALCDGILIAQAYSPEHPGEINSTFRKAYTEQFKKEPPQFTAQAFAAVQVYVEALQALDKKSKVNNLALPQLRNELNKQILAGKYNTPLGEIAFTPVGEVVQKDFYVAQIKMDKDGSQGKFAFLK
- a CDS encoding TVP38/TMEM64 family protein; translation: MLNFKTSFILLFVICLVATGATAYYLGGINPAIIQSWLKNSGIWAPVTYVVIYVVATILVLPSTALNLTGGAIFGPWLGTFWTSVAAIVAAIASFVFARTIGHDLVAKRLAGRWQAIDAEVRAGGIYYMFAIRLVPIMPYGLVNFAAGLTSVSFKDYLIGTALGTVPGILPFVLLGSSGIKAIRTGEVLPLIGALALLGILVAGSTWYRRRRSFPSQKFNFPFRRKR
- a CDS encoding branched-chain amino acid ABC transporter permease, with translation MTLTLFLQQFLNGLSIGSVYAIFALGYTLVYSILGIINLAHGAIFTLGAYFTYALMGGTFGFNGLLANATLPIKLPFAIALILGSSLAGLVGIAMERIAFQPLRRKGSDPLLTVVSSLGVAVVIVNLIQYLVGAESYTFPADAYGNLPASINFGSPENPIPIRSVQIVIFAVSVVIVAILTYFINSTKYGKAMQAIAEDATTASLLGINTDGFIVLTFFISSFLAGLAGTLVASSVSIAGPYFGIAFGLRGLAVIVLGGLGSIPGAVLGGLVIGLVEAFVPGEYSGYKDAVAFAILFVMLLVRPQGLLGRRFIQKV
- a CDS encoding Uma2 family endonuclease — encoded protein: MTTFTKQKLTFEQFLEQCPEEGFYELVNGEIVEVRSTRNHDDVANFLLFAFNDEIRRINLNYVVNNTAVFKTRTAEGIEQGHKPDVSVINKDIWRANRNAYSALEEPIQLAVEVTSTNWEDDYIDKLDEYQRLGIKEYWIVDYLAIGLREYLGNPKVPTVFIFLLDANGKYQRTQFRGAEIIVSATFPELTLTAEQVLTA
- a CDS encoding glycosyltransferase family 2 protein; translated protein: MLPKYSFIVPIYNEEDNIEEMYRRISQVMNRMDGEVELCLVNDGSRDRSLQMMRDLHQKDPRVVYLSLARNFGHQIAVTAGLNFVRGQVVIILDADLQDPPELIPDMVEKWRQGYQIVYAQRIQRRQEGWFKRFTAYAFYRILKQLADVDIPTDTGDFCLLDRKVVDLLNSMPERNRYIRGLRAWVGFNQIAIKFERDPRFAGDVKYTFRKSLALAINGLVSFSKVPLRLSTYMGFFAALVSLFMSVMVLYWRLIEPHSPLTGMAIILMAIFFLGAVQLVSIGILGEYIGRIYEEVKERPLYTLAEVAGFHEDK